In Syntrophus gentianae, a single window of DNA contains:
- a CDS encoding substrate-binding domain-containing protein, with translation MEKKESGMERRTFLKTVMASTVAAATMTPGLLSAGRFQADSLKVWSCGGLAEAMNPANRIYEKRAGIKIEYTGAFAAALGKSLLGGAVTEVFAGRVLKLAKSLKAAKKMLYFRPLCFTEYVIITPLGNPAGIKSVEDLARPGVPVILPLGASPPGGDAVMGILKKAKIDQAVLKNTVEKESCVIKMMPEIIAGEGKASIVERRMTRMAQFEGKVEVIPIQENFFPPGPLTFTIGVMKYAKDRALADDYVQFMCSDEAQAIFERQGFIPAASEKGRMLIEKLGVRDV, from the coding sequence GTGGAAAAGAAAGAGAGCGGAATGGAGAGAAGGACGTTTCTGAAGACGGTCATGGCCTCAACGGTCGCCGCCGCGACGATGACGCCGGGCCTCCTGTCGGCAGGGCGGTTTCAGGCCGATTCGCTGAAGGTCTGGTCCTGCGGGGGACTGGCGGAAGCCATGAATCCTGCGAACCGTATCTACGAGAAGAGAGCCGGGATAAAGATTGAATATACCGGGGCTTTTGCGGCGGCGCTGGGCAAATCGCTGCTGGGAGGGGCCGTCACGGAGGTCTTTGCCGGGCGTGTGCTGAAACTTGCCAAAAGCCTGAAGGCGGCAAAGAAGATGCTTTATTTCCGTCCCCTGTGTTTTACCGAGTACGTAATAATCACGCCCTTGGGGAACCCTGCCGGCATTAAATCGGTAGAGGACCTGGCCCGTCCGGGCGTGCCGGTGATCCTGCCCCTTGGCGCCTCTCCGCCGGGCGGCGACGCGGTGATGGGCATCCTCAAGAAGGCGAAAATCGACCAGGCGGTTCTCAAGAACACGGTTGAGAAGGAGAGCTGCGTGATCAAGATGATGCCGGAGATCATCGCCGGGGAAGGAAAGGCCTCCATCGTGGAGCGGCGAATGACGCGCATGGCGCAATTTGAGGGAAAAGTGGAAGTCATCCCCATCCAGGAGAACTTCTTTCCGCCGGGACCGCTGACGTTCACCATCGGGGTCATGAAATACGCGAAAGATCGTGCCCTTGCCGATGACTATGTTCAATTTATGTGCTCCGACGAAGCGCAGGCGATCTTCGAGCGGCAGGGCTTCATTCCGGCTGCCTCTGAAAAAGGCCGGATGCTGATTGAAAAGCTGGGGGTGAGAGATGTCTGA